A portion of the Microbulbifer agarilyticus genome contains these proteins:
- a CDS encoding OmpW/AlkL family protein, translating to MRTKSLLLPLAIAAASATSPAIADFTGGDFILRVGGSYVDADSTSVFSNRNVIDIVDPDDPDSTIPVEIRERITVDSDSSWFINGTFFVADHWAVELYHMNQADMDADYTITATGEDIDIRRRDRLRGFDTSVTSLFANWYPVCVESWVQPYFGLGVNYTDIKQDYLRPVFIEDVINDNGQFVGRADRGLMTFGSSWGWTAQVGIDIEFGRDANWLFNASAMWVDADPELELGVDNIALRNDIVFDTIRIREDMDYDSWIFNLGVGYKFSF from the coding sequence ATGCGAACCAAGTCTCTTCTTCTACCGCTGGCGATTGCCGCCGCCAGTGCGACCTCACCGGCCATTGCCGATTTTACTGGTGGCGATTTCATTTTGCGCGTCGGGGGCTCTTATGTCGACGCGGACAGCACTTCTGTTTTTTCTAACCGCAACGTCATCGACATCGTGGATCCGGATGATCCAGATTCGACGATTCCGGTAGAGATTCGTGAGCGCATTACTGTCGATAGCGATTCCTCATGGTTTATTAATGGTACTTTCTTTGTCGCCGACCACTGGGCGGTTGAGTTGTACCACATGAATCAGGCCGACATGGATGCGGACTACACCATTACTGCCACTGGTGAAGATATCGATATTCGGCGCCGCGACCGTCTGCGCGGCTTTGATACCAGCGTGACCAGCTTGTTTGCCAATTGGTATCCGGTGTGTGTAGAAAGTTGGGTTCAACCATATTTTGGTTTGGGCGTAAATTACACCGATATCAAGCAGGATTATCTGCGCCCAGTGTTTATCGAAGATGTGATCAACGATAACGGTCAGTTTGTTGGCCGGGCTGATCGTGGTCTGATGACTTTCGGTAGCTCCTGGGGCTGGACCGCTCAGGTCGGTATCGATATTGAGTTTGGCCGCGACGCCAACTGGCTGTTTAATGCTTCGGCCATGTGGGTAGATGCGGACCCTGAACTAGAACTGGGTGTTGATAATATCGCGCTGCGAAATGACATTGTCTTCGACACCATCCGTATCAGAGAGGACATGGACTACGATTCCTGGATCTTCAATCTAGGCGTGGGCTACAAGTTCAGCTTCTGA
- a CDS encoding glutamine synthetase family protein — MAAKEKYQPPAEILETSNAFLADHPDLKWIEGFAFDINGVPRGKWLPADSAKKLLKGGLQMPRSAVSLDIWGRDVENSPLVFASGDSDGVCQPVSPICLAPWHREQTAQLHMQLHEADGSVLYADPRAQLQKVVERLACLGLKAVCATEVEFYLLREDTDELGRPRPVSDNDSDLVPSTDVYDLAELDAQRHFFADVRAACEEQGIPADSILSECAPGQFEINLLHSDDPVKVADQTLLFKRLLKGVARSHGLRVSTMAKPFGEQAGNGMHVHMSLVDKDGNNVFNDGTDEGSELLQQAVAGMMATANDAMAIFAPHANSYRRFQESSHAPLNLCWGYDNRTVTFRIPASEPAARRIEHRIAGADVNAYLVLAAILAGVCHGLENKLQPGAPVEGDAYQVESEQLINTWSGALKRFEKSALWREYLDPEFVDLFVLLKRQEQAEISARVTDVEYQSYLHRA, encoded by the coding sequence ATGGCAGCAAAAGAAAAATACCAGCCGCCCGCGGAAATCCTCGAAACCTCGAATGCTTTCCTTGCAGATCACCCGGACCTTAAATGGATCGAAGGCTTCGCCTTTGACATTAACGGTGTGCCAAGGGGGAAGTGGCTGCCGGCAGATTCCGCTAAAAAGCTCTTGAAGGGTGGCTTGCAGATGCCCCGCAGTGCCGTGAGCTTGGATATCTGGGGTCGCGATGTTGAAAACAGTCCGTTGGTATTTGCCAGTGGTGACAGCGATGGGGTTTGCCAGCCTGTTTCGCCAATTTGTCTGGCCCCGTGGCATCGCGAGCAGACCGCGCAGCTGCACATGCAATTGCATGAGGCCGATGGTTCAGTGCTTTACGCAGATCCGCGCGCGCAATTGCAGAAGGTGGTTGAGCGCCTGGCGTGTCTTGGTCTGAAGGCCGTGTGCGCAACCGAGGTGGAGTTTTACCTGTTGCGTGAGGACACCGATGAATTAGGGCGTCCGCGCCCGGTCAGTGATAACGATAGCGACCTGGTACCCTCTACCGACGTATACGACTTGGCAGAGCTGGATGCCCAGCGGCACTTCTTTGCCGACGTGCGCGCAGCTTGTGAGGAGCAGGGGATTCCTGCAGACTCCATTCTTTCTGAGTGCGCGCCCGGCCAGTTTGAAATCAATTTATTGCATAGCGATGACCCGGTAAAAGTTGCCGATCAGACCTTGTTGTTCAAGCGCCTGTTAAAAGGTGTTGCACGCAGCCATGGACTGCGGGTTAGCACAATGGCCAAACCGTTTGGTGAGCAAGCGGGCAATGGTATGCACGTGCATATGAGCCTGGTTGATAAAGACGGCAATAACGTCTTTAACGACGGCACTGATGAAGGCTCCGAGCTATTGCAACAAGCAGTGGCGGGTATGATGGCGACGGCCAATGACGCCATGGCGATTTTTGCCCCCCACGCAAACTCATACCGTCGTTTTCAGGAAAGCAGTCATGCGCCCTTGAATCTGTGTTGGGGTTACGACAACCGCACGGTGACATTCCGTATCCCCGCGAGTGAACCTGCGGCGCGCCGCATTGAGCACCGTATCGCCGGTGCCGATGTAAACGCCTACCTGGTGCTGGCGGCAATACTCGCCGGGGTTTGTCACGGTCTGGAAAATAAACTCCAGCCGGGTGCGCCGGTGGAAGGGGATGCGTATCAGGTAGAGAGTGAGCAGCTCATCAATACCTGGAGTGGTGCGCTGAAACGCTTCGAGAAAAGTGCGTTGTGGCGTGAATACCTTGATCCCGAATTTGTAGATTTGTTTGTATTATTGAAACGACAGGAACAGGCGGAAATTTCCGCACGTGTTACTGACGTTGAATACCAGAGTTATTTGCATCGCGCGTAA